The Serratia rhizosphaerae genome has a segment encoding these proteins:
- a CDS encoding bifunctional 4-hydroxy-2-oxoglutarate aldolase/2-dehydro-3-deoxy-phosphogluconate aldolase, whose amino-acid sequence MNHWKTSAQQILTAGPVVPVIVINKLEHAVPLAKALVAGGVRVLEVTLRTECGLDAIRAIAKDVPEAIIGAGTVINPQQLQAVTEAGAQFAISPGLTADLLQAATAGSIPLIPGISTVSELMLGMDYGLREFKFFPAEANGGVKALQAIAGPFPQVRFCPTGGITPGNYRDYLALKSVLCIGGSWLVPGDALEQGDYARITELAREAVDGARG is encoded by the coding sequence ATGAATCACTGGAAAACCAGCGCGCAGCAGATTCTGACCGCGGGTCCGGTTGTGCCGGTTATTGTGATTAACAAGCTGGAACACGCGGTGCCGCTGGCGAAAGCGTTGGTCGCCGGCGGGGTGCGCGTGCTGGAGGTGACGTTGCGCACCGAGTGCGGGCTGGATGCTATCCGCGCCATTGCCAAGGACGTGCCTGAGGCGATTATCGGCGCCGGTACGGTGATCAACCCGCAGCAGCTGCAGGCGGTGACCGAAGCGGGCGCACAGTTTGCCATCAGCCCGGGGCTGACGGCCGATCTGCTGCAGGCGGCGACCGCCGGCAGCATTCCGTTGATTCCGGGTATCAGCACCGTGTCTGAACTGATGCTGGGGATGGATTACGGACTGCGCGAGTTCAAGTTCTTCCCGGCGGAAGCCAACGGCGGCGTGAAGGCGTTGCAGGCGATCGCCGGTCCGTTCCCGCAGGTGCGTTTTTGTCCTACCGGTGGGATCACGCCGGGCAACTATCGTGATTATCTGGCGCTGAAAAGCGTGCTGTGCATCGGCGGTTCCTGGCTGGTGCCTGGCGATGCGCTGGAGCAGGGCGACTATGCGCGCATTACCGAACTGGCGCGCGAGGCGGTGGATGGCGCGCGCGGCTAA
- the mdtJ gene encoding multidrug/spermidine efflux SMR transporter subunit MdtJ: MIYWLFLGLAIATEIIGTLSMKYASVSGGMLGHMVMYVMITTSYILLSVAVKRVALGVAYALWEGIGILFITLFSVLWFDEPISLLKVLGLVTLIAGIMLVKSGTRKTPKSDDERGAQHATA, encoded by the coding sequence ATGATTTATTGGCTGTTTTTAGGTTTGGCGATCGCCACAGAAATTATCGGCACCCTGTCGATGAAATACGCCAGCGTCAGCGGAGGTATGCTGGGGCATATGGTGATGTATGTGATGATTACCACGTCATATATTTTGTTGTCTGTGGCGGTCAAGCGTGTCGCCCTGGGCGTGGCCTATGCGCTGTGGGAAGGCATTGGCATTTTGTTTATTACTCTGTTCAGCGTGCTGTGGTTCGATGAGCCGATTTCCCTGCTGAAGGTACTGGGTCTGGTGACGTTGATCGCGGGCATTATGCTGGTGAAGTCCGGCACCCGTAAGACGCCGAAATCTGATGATGAGCGAGGTGCGCAGCATGCAACAGCTTGA
- the mdtI gene encoding multidrug/spermidine efflux SMR transporter subunit MdtI, with protein sequence MQQLEWIHIGFLVLATALEIVANIFLKMSDGFRRVWLGLLSLLSVLAAFSALAQAVKGIDLSVAYALWGGFGIVATVAAGWILFGQRLNSKGWLGVALLLAGMVLIKLA encoded by the coding sequence ATGCAACAGCTTGAGTGGATTCATATCGGCTTTCTGGTGCTGGCCACGGCGTTGGAGATTGTCGCCAACATTTTTCTGAAAATGTCAGACGGTTTCCGCAGGGTGTGGTTGGGGTTGCTGTCGTTGCTGTCGGTATTGGCCGCCTTTAGTGCGCTGGCGCAGGCGGTTAAGGGAATTGACCTGTCGGTCGCGTATGCGCTGTGGGGCGGTTTTGGCATTGTCGCCACCGTGGCCGCCGGCTGGATCCTGTTCGGTCAGCGTCTCAATAGCAAAGGCTGGCTGGGCGTTGCACTGTTGTTGGCGGGGATGGTGCTGATTAAGCTGGCATAA
- a CDS encoding RidA family protein: MNIERIDPEQRWSEAVVHNETIYYTSVPENLDEDATAQTANALAAIDVLLARVGSDKSRVMDATVFLADAADFAAMNAAWDAWVVPGSAPVRCTVQAKLMNPKYKVEIKIIAAQ; this comes from the coding sequence ATGAATATCGAACGCATTGATCCTGAACAGCGCTGGTCAGAAGCCGTGGTGCATAACGAAACCATCTATTACACCAGCGTGCCGGAAAATCTGGATGAGGACGCGACGGCGCAGACCGCAAACGCCCTGGCGGCGATTGACGTCCTGTTGGCGCGCGTAGGCTCAGACAAAAGCCGCGTCATGGACGCCACCGTGTTTCTCGCCGACGCGGCGGATTTTGCCGCCATGAACGCCGCCTGGGACGCCTGGGTGGTGCCCGGTAGCGCACCGGTGCGCTGCACCGTGCAGGCGAAGCTGATGAATCCGAAATACAAGGTTGAAATCAAAATCATCGCCGCCCAATAA
- a CDS encoding ATP-dependent DNA helicase, protein MADDFATDGALAQAITGFKPREAQRLMAEAVAEAINFKQELVVEAGTGTGKTFAYLAPALRSNKKVIISTGSKALQDQLYARDLPTIAKALQFKGKLALLKGRSNYLCLERLEQQSLAGGELAGQTLIDLVQLRGWSSQTVEGDISSCSDVAEDSFVWPLVTSTNDNCLGSDCPQYQDCFVVKARRKAMDADVVVVNHHLFLADMVVKESGFAELIPEADVMIFDEAHQIPDIASQYFGKQLTSRQLMDLAKDITIAYRTEVRDAAQLQKSADRLSMSTQDFRLALGEPGFRGNLRDVLNQPNVQRALLLLDDALELCYDVMKLSLGRSALLDAAFERAGQYRTRLKRLKSVNEPGFSYWYECNARNFVLALTPLTVAERFRELLDDKPGSWIFTSATLSVNEQMGHFTERLGLNKAKTLLLPSPFDYANQALLCVPRFLPSPNQPGGARQLARMLRPMIEANQGRCFFLCTSHQMMRELAEEFRASMTLPVLVQGETSKGQLLAQFVEAGNALLVATSSFWEGVDVRGDALSCVIIDKLPFTSPDDPLLKARIEDCRLRGGDPFNEVQLPDAVITLKQGVGRLIRDTDDRGVLVICDNRLVMRPYGEVFLNSLPPTPRTRDLSKAIAFLQQE, encoded by the coding sequence GTGGCAGACGATTTCGCAACAGACGGCGCATTGGCGCAGGCAATTACAGGGTTTAAACCGCGCGAAGCGCAGCGGCTGATGGCCGAAGCGGTCGCCGAAGCCATCAATTTTAAACAGGAACTGGTGGTGGAAGCGGGAACCGGAACCGGTAAAACGTTTGCCTATCTGGCGCCGGCGCTGCGTTCGAATAAAAAAGTGATTATCTCCACCGGCTCCAAGGCGTTGCAGGATCAGCTGTACGCGCGCGATCTGCCGACTATCGCCAAGGCGTTGCAATTCAAGGGTAAACTGGCGTTGCTGAAAGGGCGCTCCAACTATCTATGTCTGGAACGTCTGGAGCAACAGTCTCTGGCCGGCGGCGAGCTGGCGGGGCAGACGCTGATCGATCTGGTGCAGCTGCGCGGCTGGTCGTCGCAGACCGTGGAAGGCGACATCAGCAGCTGTAGCGACGTGGCTGAAGACAGCTTCGTCTGGCCGCTGGTGACCAGCACCAATGACAACTGCCTGGGCAGCGATTGCCCGCAATATCAGGACTGCTTCGTGGTCAAAGCCCGCCGTAAGGCGATGGACGCCGACGTGGTGGTGGTGAACCATCATCTGTTTTTGGCGGATATGGTGGTGAAGGAAAGCGGTTTTGCCGAGCTGATCCCCGAGGCGGATGTGATGATTTTCGATGAGGCGCATCAGATCCCGGATATCGCCAGCCAGTATTTTGGCAAACAGCTGACCAGCCGTCAGCTGATGGATCTGGCGAAAGATATCACCATCGCCTACCGCACCGAGGTGCGCGACGCGGCTCAGCTGCAAAAGAGCGCCGATCGCTTAAGCATGAGTACGCAGGATTTTCGGCTGGCGCTGGGGGAGCCGGGCTTTCGCGGCAACCTGCGCGACGTGCTGAACCAGCCCAATGTGCAGCGCGCCTTGCTGTTGCTCGACGATGCGCTGGAGCTGTGTTACGACGTGATGAAACTGTCGCTCGGGCGCTCGGCGCTGCTGGATGCCGCGTTTGAGCGCGCAGGCCAATATCGCACCCGTCTTAAACGCCTGAAATCGGTCAATGAACCCGGCTTTAGCTATTGGTATGAGTGTAATGCGCGCAATTTCGTGCTGGCGCTGACGCCGCTGACGGTGGCGGAACGTTTCCGTGAGCTGCTGGATGATAAACCGGGCAGTTGGATTTTCACCTCGGCGACGTTGTCGGTGAATGAACAGATGGGGCACTTTACCGAACGGCTAGGGCTGAACAAGGCGAAGACGCTGCTGTTACCCAGCCCGTTTGACTATGCCAACCAGGCGCTGTTGTGCGTACCGCGTTTTCTGCCGTCGCCGAATCAGCCGGGCGGAGCGCGCCAGCTGGCGCGGATGCTGCGTCCGATGATTGAGGCCAACCAGGGGCGCTGTTTCTTCCTGTGCACCTCGCACCAGATGATGCGCGAGTTGGCCGAAGAGTTTCGCGCGTCGATGACGTTGCCGGTACTGGTGCAGGGTGAAACCAGTAAGGGACAGCTGCTGGCGCAGTTTGTCGAGGCGGGCAACGCACTGCTGGTGGCGACCAGCAGTTTCTGGGAGGGGGTGGACGTGCGCGGCGATGCGCTGTCGTGCGTGATTATCGATAAACTGCCGTTTACCTCGCCGGACGATCCGTTGCTCAAGGCGCGCATTGAAGATTGCCGCCTGCGCGGCGGCGATCCGTTTAATGAGGTGCAGCTGCCGGATGCGGTGATTACCCTCAAGCAGGGCGTCGGCCGCCTAATCCGCGATACGGACGACCGTGGCGTGCTGGTCATTTGCGACAACCGGCTGGTGATGCGTCCCTATGGCGAAGTCTTCCTTAACAGCCTGCCGCCTACGCCGCGCACGCGCGATCTGAGCAAGGCGATCGCCTTTTTGCAGCAGGAATAA
- the tsaB gene encoding tRNA (adenosine(37)-N6)-threonylcarbamoyltransferase complex dimerization subunit type 1 TsaB yields MSTRILAIDTATEACSVALWNQGETHALFELCPREHTQRILPLVQQVLAESGVTLAELDALAFGRGPGSFTGVRIGIGIAQGLALGADLPMLGVSTLQTMAQGAWRMTGAQRVLAAIDARMGEVYWGQFERQSDGQWLESEGEAVLSPEQALARAQGLQGDWAQVGTGWQTYPELVAGAPITLHDGQILLPRAEDMLPLALHAWQQGLACPVEQAEPTYLRNEVTWKKLPGRE; encoded by the coding sequence ATGTCCACGCGAATTTTAGCGATCGATACCGCAACGGAAGCCTGTTCCGTTGCCCTCTGGAATCAAGGCGAAACCCACGCCCTGTTTGAACTGTGCCCGCGTGAACACACGCAGCGTATCCTGCCGCTGGTGCAGCAGGTCCTGGCCGAATCCGGCGTGACGCTTGCCGAGCTTGATGCGCTGGCCTTTGGGCGTGGCCCCGGCAGTTTCACCGGCGTGCGTATCGGCATTGGTATCGCGCAGGGGCTGGCGTTAGGCGCCGATTTGCCGATGCTGGGCGTTTCTACCTTACAGACCATGGCGCAGGGTGCCTGGCGTATGACCGGCGCGCAGCGCGTGCTGGCGGCGATCGACGCCCGTATGGGCGAGGTTTACTGGGGTCAGTTTGAGCGTCAGTCCGATGGCCAGTGGTTGGAAAGCGAGGGTGAGGCGGTATTGTCGCCCGAGCAGGCGCTGGCGCGCGCGCAGGGGCTGCAAGGCGACTGGGCGCAGGTCGGTACCGGCTGGCAAACCTATCCGGAACTGGTTGCCGGAGCGCCGATTACTCTGCATGATGGTCAGATATTGCTGCCGCGGGCGGAAGATATGTTGCCGCTGGCGCTGCATGCCTGGCAGCAGGGGCTGGCTTGCCCGGTTGAACAGGCAGAACCGACGTATCTGCGTAATGAGGTCACCTGGAAGAAGTTGCCGGGGCGCGAATAG
- a CDS encoding Slp family lipoprotein — protein sequence MRIRTVVQRFTLPALAGGVLMLSGCVTVPDAIKGSSPTPVTELASVQNAPSLFNGAEARFGGKVVNVANEQGKTVLEIAAVPLDDGARPILGEPSRGRVLATVNGFLEPTDFKGHLVTVVGPITGVQPGKIGATPYKFVTMSVSGFKRWRVTQQVMMPPAPMGPWGWRGGPWGPDWGPGYGWYSPGPAQVQTIVTE from the coding sequence ATGCGAATCCGTACCGTAGTTCAACGATTCACGCTGCCGGCATTGGCCGGCGGCGTTTTGATGCTGTCCGGCTGCGTCACCGTCCCCGATGCGATTAAAGGTTCCTCACCAACGCCGGTCACCGAGCTGGCGTCGGTGCAAAACGCGCCAAGCCTGTTTAACGGCGCGGAGGCCCGCTTTGGCGGTAAAGTGGTGAATGTGGCGAATGAGCAGGGTAAGACGGTGCTGGAAATCGCCGCAGTGCCGCTGGACGATGGCGCGCGGCCGATTCTCGGTGAACCATCGCGCGGGCGGGTACTGGCGACGGTAAACGGTTTCCTTGAGCCAACGGACTTCAAGGGGCACCTTGTCACCGTGGTCGGGCCGATAACCGGCGTGCAGCCTGGCAAAATCGGTGCGACGCCGTATAAATTCGTCACGATGAGCGTCAGCGGTTTTAAACGCTGGCGGGTGACGCAGCAGGTAATGATGCCTCCGGCGCCAATGGGGCCCTGGGGCTGGCGTGGCGGCCCGTGGGGGCCTGACTGGGGGCCGGGCTACGGCTGGTACAGCCCCGGCCCGGCGCAGGTGCAAACGATCGTTACCGAGTAA
- the fadD gene encoding long-chain-fatty-acid--CoA ligase FadD — protein MEKVWLKRYPADVPAEIDADRYPSLVEMFENAVQRYADQPAFINMGEVMTYRKLEERSRAFAAYLQNELGLNKGDRVALMMPNLLQYPIALFGILRAGMVVVNVNPLYTPRELEHQLNDSGASAIVIVSNFAHTLEKVVFKTQVKHVILTRMGDQLSAAKGTLVNFVVKYVKRLVPKYDLPDAISFRTALQRGRRLQYVKPDIINSDLAFLQYTGGTTGVAKGAMLTHRNMQANLEQAKAAYAPLFRAGQELVVTALPLYHIFALTVNCLLFIDLGGRNLLITNPRDIPGLVKELAKYPFTALSGVNTLFNALLNNEEFLKLDFSTLRFSVGGGMAVQKAVADKWEQTTGKHLLEGYGLTECAPLVAGNPYDLQHYSGSIGLPVPSTDVRLVDEQGEDVAMGEPGELWVKGPQVMLGYWQRPDATDEVLKDGWLATGDIVTVDEQGFIRIVDRKKDMILVSGFNVYPNEIEDVVSQHAKVLECAAIGVPSEVSGESVKICVVKKDPSLTKDELLTHCRRHLTGYKVPKIVEFRDELPKSNVGKILRRELRDEQTNAKAADAA, from the coding sequence TTGGAAAAGGTCTGGTTAAAACGTTATCCGGCAGATGTGCCAGCAGAGATTGACGCCGATCGCTATCCGTCTTTGGTTGAAATGTTTGAAAATGCCGTACAGCGTTATGCGGATCAGCCAGCATTTATCAATATGGGCGAGGTGATGACCTACCGCAAGTTGGAAGAGCGCAGCCGGGCATTCGCCGCCTACTTGCAAAATGAGCTGGGGCTGAATAAAGGCGACCGTGTCGCTTTGATGATGCCGAATCTGCTGCAGTATCCTATCGCGCTGTTCGGCATTCTGCGCGCCGGCATGGTGGTGGTTAACGTGAACCCGCTGTATACGCCGCGCGAGCTGGAGCATCAGCTCAACGACAGCGGCGCCAGCGCTATTGTTATTGTCTCCAACTTTGCCCATACGCTGGAAAAGGTGGTCTTCAAAACCCAGGTTAAGCATGTGATCCTGACGCGGATGGGGGATCAGCTTTCGGCGGCCAAAGGCACGCTGGTCAATTTTGTGGTGAAGTATGTCAAACGCCTGGTGCCGAAGTACGATCTGCCGGACGCCATCTCTTTCCGTACGGCGCTGCAGCGCGGCCGACGTCTGCAATATGTAAAACCGGACATCATTAACAGCGATCTGGCTTTTTTGCAGTATACCGGCGGCACCACCGGGGTGGCGAAAGGCGCGATGCTGACCCACCGCAATATGCAGGCCAATCTCGAACAGGCCAAGGCGGCCTATGCGCCGCTGTTCCGTGCCGGACAAGAGCTGGTGGTGACCGCGCTGCCGCTGTATCACATTTTTGCGTTGACGGTGAACTGCCTGCTGTTTATCGATCTTGGCGGCCGCAACCTGCTGATCACTAACCCGCGCGATATTCCCGGCCTGGTTAAAGAGCTGGCCAAATACCCGTTTACCGCCCTGAGCGGCGTCAATACCCTGTTCAACGCATTGCTGAATAACGAGGAGTTCCTCAAACTGGACTTCTCGACGCTGCGCTTTTCGGTGGGGGGCGGTATGGCGGTGCAAAAGGCAGTGGCGGATAAGTGGGAGCAGACCACCGGCAAGCACCTGCTGGAAGGCTACGGCCTGACCGAGTGCGCGCCGCTGGTGGCCGGCAACCCGTATGATTTGCAACATTACAGCGGCAGTATCGGGTTACCGGTGCCGTCGACCGATGTGCGCCTGGTGGATGAGCAGGGGGAAGACGTTGCCATGGGCGAACCGGGTGAACTGTGGGTCAAAGGGCCGCAAGTTATGTTAGGCTATTGGCAACGTCCCGATGCTACGGATGAAGTGCTGAAAGACGGCTGGCTGGCGACCGGCGATATCGTCACGGTGGATGAGCAGGGCTTTATTCGCATCGTCGATCGTAAAAAAGATATGATTTTGGTATCGGGTTTTAACGTTTATCCGAATGAAATTGAGGATGTCGTCAGCCAGCATGCTAAGGTGCTGGAGTGCGCGGCAATTGGCGTGCCGAGCGAAGTCTCCGGAGAGAGCGTGAAAATTTGCGTGGTGAAGAAGGATCCTTCGCTGACCAAGGACGAGTTGCTGACCCATTGCCGTCGGCACCTGACCGGGTATAAAGTGCCTAAAATTGTTGAGTTCCGCGACGAGTTGCCGAAGTCGAACGTTGGCAAAATTCTGCGGCGCGAACTGCGTGACGAACAGACAAACGCCAAGGCGGCCGATGCCGCCTGA